In Sorghum bicolor cultivar BTx623 chromosome 10, Sorghum_bicolor_NCBIv3, whole genome shotgun sequence, one genomic interval encodes:
- the LOC8080053 gene encoding uncharacterized protein LOC8080053 → MALEAETVLRPLFLAAGGGGGEVSGTPPVFFLTTEKDRPVDPMIWGDEKRMKRELLVWAKAVASMAASSNNTSSPSSRSRSTRRRG, encoded by the coding sequence ATGGCTCTGGAAGCGGAGACGGTGCTACGGCCGCTGTTCTTGgcagcgggcggcggcggcggcgaggtgtCGGGCACCCCGCCGGTGTTCTTCCTTACCACGGAGAAGGACCGGCCGGTGGATCCGATGATCTGGGGCGACGAGAAGCGGATGAAGCGGGAGCTCCTGGTGTGGGCCAAGGCCGTGGCGTCCATGGCGGCCAGCAGCAACAACacctcctcgccgtcgtcgcggtCGCGATCCACGAGGCGCAGGGGATGA